Genomic segment of Arachis hypogaea cultivar Tifrunner chromosome 16, arahy.Tifrunner.gnm2.J5K5, whole genome shotgun sequence:
AGAAGGTTCAGGTGTGATCGTTGAGTTTCTCCCCTGTTCTGGTGAGGATAGGGTTTGTGAGAGAAGGGAGGATTAGCAGTATTTCTATTTTTACGCACCTTGTCTTTCTGAGCTTCGTGTTAAGTTTCCATTTTCCTCGTTTGAGTGTGATGTTCTGACTCAGCTGAATTGCGCACCTTCACAGTTACATCCTAATTCGTGGGAATTTCTATGCGCTTTCCAATTCTTAATGAGCTTCCTCTCTGTTCCTTGTTCActtgctgtatttttttctttatttcagtCCAAAAGGGTTTGAAAAGGGTTGTTGGTATGTTTGAGTAGTTTTCCTGGAGGTTCCTTCTTTCTGCTCTATAAATCCTCTTTCAAAAATTGTAAGTTGTTATTTGTGAAAGTGTGGTCGGTGGAGGCCAAGTATCCTTTCTATTTGGACGACGAGTTGATAGAGAGGTTTCCGCTGTACTGGTGCTCAAAACCGTGTCAGATTCTTGAGGCTGTCGAATGGAGTGAGGAAGAGGAGTGGTTGATAGATTTTTTGGTGGAGAGTTTTGCTGATGGGGTGTGCTTGTCTATTCCTGATTTGCTTCGTTATTACGATTCAGGGGATATGGAGGGTTTAAAATCATATATAGGTAACGTTTGGCTATGTTGTGTTTATTTCTCACATGCTTTGTTTATTCTGATTGTTGTCGCTCTGTGTAGGTGAACGAGTTCCTCTTCTTGACCCCTCTCGATTTCAATCCTttttgaagaagaaaagggaaaagGATGCTGGTGGTTCTGGGATGCCAAAGGAGGGTGGTGGGGATGCTGCTCAATCAACTGCACGACCGGCCTCTTCGCATAAGAGACAAAGAGACGATGGTGATAAGTCATTAGAAGTTATATCTGAGTGTGACAAAGAAGTGGTTGGGGGTAGCAAGTCTGTTTTTGATCGGCAGAAGAATCTTCATGGTTTTATTGCTGGTTCAAGCTTTCATTCTCTGTAGAGTGAGCAGTTTCCCATTACCGAGCTCTCAGACAAGGTTTCCCAATACCCTGGTGATATGCTCATGACACGCCGCATCAGTATGGAGGGTATGGGGAAGTTCATCCAGGTTGGTTCATTTATGTATTTGAGTGGTGTTCTTTTCCTTCTGTATTTGTTGTTTTTGTTCATATTGTTTGTGTTGCCATTTGTAGATTGTTACGTTGCGTCTCATGTGCGTTGGTCGCACCGCTGAATTAATTGGGGCTGAGCAGCAGACTGCCATGGGGAGAGTTGCTGAGCTAGAGAGGTTGCTGAAGGACAAGGATGCTGTAATGGAGAAGTctttgaaagaaaaagatgatgtgATTGTGGATGTAACGGCGAGGATGAGGTTGTCTGAGGATGAGGTTACTCGTCTCAGGGATCAAATTCGGCTTCTTCAAGCTGATATAAAAGATAGTGACCTGGCTAAGGGTCAGCTAACTTCTAGGGTCCATGAACTGGAGGAATTGGGGATGGAGATGTTCTCCTCCAGTTTTGACCGAGCTGTTAGTCAGGTTGCTGTTTTGGTTCCTGAGTTTGATTGTGCTCGACTGGACGTGACAAAGGTTGTTATTGATGGGAAACTTGTGGTAGATGGGACTGTGGAAGACCATGATGAGAACGTCCCCTCTTCTTaacttttgttatttattttgtatgtatTTTGCTTGTTTTGTTAGACTTTTTGATGATACTTGGTTTGTTTTGGCTAGATTTGTGATTGGCCTTGACTTTGAATATTTTGATATGTATACAAGCATGACTTGTTTGGATAGATGCTCTTTAAATAGCATTAAGAAAATAGAAGTAGATCGGTGTTTATAACTTATTGTTTATGTTGGATGATATTACTTTTTTTGCGTCTGGCCTCATTAAAACCCTCCTTAGGTAAAACCCTGATATATATGGGAAAAAACCTCTAAAGGGGGAAAAAGAGTACCTTCATTCCCGGATTTGTACAAATTATGATATGTAGATTTTCAAAGAAGATACATTCCAGTTTCCTGATACTGGTTCGCCGTGTAGTGTTTGGAGCTGATAAGCCCCCAGGCCGAGTACTTTTGCCACCTGAAATTGTCCTTCTCAGTTGGCGGAGAGCTTTTTGTGTGAAGGAGGTCGCCTTGCTTCCTTTGTTTTTCTGAGGACTAGGTCTCCTTCACCGAATATCCTCGGTACTACTCTAGCATTGTGCTTTTTTTAAGCTAACTGCTTTTTAGCTTTCTACTTGATTGCTGCAATTTCCCTGTCTTCTTCGCTTAGATCAAGCTTGGTATTTCTTACGTTTGTATTGTGTTGTTCATCATATAGCTCGGCTCTCAGCATAGGAATGCCGACCTCAATAGGGATTAGTGCTTCTGACCCATAGACTAGTTTGAAGGGTGTCTCGCCCGTGGTGGATTGTATTGTTTTGTTGTAACTCCAAAGTATTTCTAGAATTAACTCCGCCCATTCTCCTTTCGCGTTATTGAGTTTTTTCTTTATTGCCTGCAATATAAccttgttagcagcttcggcctgcccattggtttgtgagTGTTTGACCAAGCTAAAATGATGCtgtatgttaaaatttttaagaaataatACGACTTTGTTATCTGTAAATTGTCTTCTGTTGTCTGTTATTATTTCTTTTGGTATTCCAAATCGGCAGATGATGTTTTTCCATATGAAAGATCGTACCTTTTTGGCAGTTATTCTCGCTAATGGTTGTGCTTCTATCTATTTTGAGAAATAGTCTACTGATACCAAAAGAAATTTTACCTGGCCTGGCGCTACTGGAAATGGGCCGAGGATATCGAGCCCTCATCTGCTGAAGGGCCAACTTATCTCCATGCTGTGCAATACCTCGGCTGGTTTCATAGATAtggtggcatgcttctgacagtTGTCACATGTCTTGACCTTTGTTATGCAATCCCTCTTTATGGTCGGCCAGTAGTATCCTGTTCAGATGATCTTCGCGGCAAGAGCTTGTCCGCCGATGTGGTTTTCACATATGCCCTCATGAATTTCGTCCATTACTTCTTTTGCTTCATCTTTATTTAGGCATTTTAGCAGTGGTTGTGAGAAACCGCGCTTGTAGAGTTTTCCTCCTATGTTTGTGTAGAGACTTGCTTTTCGTCTGAAATGTTGTGGGTTAGGCTCGTCTCTGGGTATGATACCTGCATTAATGTACTCAAGGAAAGGTGTTCTCCAGTCGTGGAGGTGGTTAATGCTTGTTATTGCTAATAGTTCAATGCTAGGCTTTTTAAGTGTAAGTTGTGATAATATCGATGTTTGTGTATCCGCCCTAGTGGCGGCGAGCTTAGACAATATATCTGCCCTAACGTTATTTTCTCTATGCACATGCAATATGATGAATGAACTGAATTTTGAAATGAGATCCTTTGCTATGAGCCAATACCGCTCTAGCAAGGGATCCTTTACCTGAAATTCTCCTCGGATTTGTTGAACCACCAAGAGGGAATCGCAATGTACTGTTAGGTTATGTGCTTGGAGGTTGAGGGTGAGCTTGAGTCCCGCTATGAGTGCCTCATACTCTGTCTGATTGTTGCTTGCCGAGAAATGGAATTAGAGTGAGTGTTCGGCTATAACCGTGTCTCCTTCTTTCAGGATTACCCCGGCCCCGCTTCCTTCTCGGCCTGATGCCTCGTCGATGTGTAACTCCCAGACCTTGTTGTGGTGGTGCTTGTCAGGTGTGAGCTCAAAAACAAAGTCTGCGAGGATCTGTACCTTCAAGGCCGCCCTTGGTTGGAATTGAATATCAAACTCAGAGAGCTCGATGGACCACTTGGTCAATCGTCCGACCAGTTCAGGTTTTGTTAGTATTTTCCTTAACGGTTGGTTCGTTCTTACAATTATTGTGTGGCTCTAAAAATAGTGCCTGATTCTTCTTACTGTTTTTACTAGTGTTAAGGCCAGCTGTTCTATTCTCGGGTACCGTTGTTCTGTTGATTGCATGACTCTGCTGACGAAGTATACTGGCTTTTGCATTTTTCCTGTCTCAATGACAAGAGCCGAGCTTATAGAATAATTGGAAACGGATAAATACAAGTATAAAGGTTTACCGACTTCTGGTCTTTATAACACCTGTGGTGATGATAAGATGGCTTTGAGCTCGGTGAATGCTGTCTCGCATTCTTTTGTCCACTCGATTTTCTTATTCTTTGATATCGTCTTGAAGAAGTGGTATGATCGGCTTGATACTGCTGGCAAGAATCGTGATAGAGCAGCTACTCTTCCTGCTAATTGCTGTACCTCTTTCATCGCTTTAGGGCTCGCCATGTTAAGTATTGCATCACATTTTTTGGGATTTACTTCGATTCCTCGCGAGGTCAACATAAATCCGAGGAACTTGCCTCTTTGTACCCCAAAGACACATTTTTCCGGGTTTAATCTCATTTTGTATGCTCGGATCTGTTTGAATACCTCCCTAAGGTCCTCGCAGTGTGATCTTTCTTGGGTGGTCTTGGCGACCATATCATCCACGTAGATTTCCATATTTTGACCTATCTGATGACGAAAAACCTTGTCCATGAGTCGTTGGTATGtcgcacctgcattctttagaccaaatggcatcACTCTATAACAAAAATTTCCATGTTCAGTTATAAATGCTGTCTTGCTTTGGTCTTCTGGATGCATGAGGATCTAGTTGTagccagaatatgcatccatgaagcttaaGCTTTTGAAACCAGATGCACTGTCTACTAGTTTGTCAATGCATGGTAAAGGGTATGCATCTTTAGGGCATGCTTTGTTCAGATCTgtgaagtcgacgcacatgcgccatttacttgaatttttccttaccattaccacatttGACAGCCATGTGGTAAAGCGGATCTCTTTGATGAAGTTGGCACTGAGGAGTTTCCTGGTTTCCTCTAGGGCCGCCTTTGACTTTTCTGCTATGAGATTCCTATTCTTTTGAGCTATAGGTCAGATCGTCCTGTTAGTGGCGAGCTTGTGACAAATGACGTTTGGGTCTATACCTGGCATATCCGCCGGGGTCCAGGCGAATAGGTAAGCGTTGGCTTGTAACACTTTTATGAGCTCTGATCTTTCTTGTCCTTGGAGTGCTTGGCCAATATATGTGACCTGCTCAGGTTTTGATGTCAGTGGGGCTTTCTGGAGCTCGTCTGCTGGTTGGGGCCTTTCTTGGGTGTCCCCTCGAGGGTCAAGATCTGCTAGGGACAGTACCTCGTTTGTGCTGTGAATTGCTTTGACTTCTTGTTGGAATTCTTGTCCTGCAGCTTACTTCTTTAGACTTGCATTGTAGCATTGTCGAGCTTGTTGGCGGTCTGAGTAGAGTGTCGCTATCTTGCCGTCTTCTGCCTGAAATTTAACACTTAGATGAAAAGTGGATACTACTGCCCTGAACATGTTTAGAGCAGGTCTTCCGAGAATAATATTGTAAGGACTGAGGCAATCAACTATAAGATATTGTATGTCGACGGTTCGTGACAACGGGGTTCTCCCATCATCGTTTTTAACCATATGTAACCCTTAATTGGAACTCTTTCTCCAGAGAATCCGACCAATTCTCCGGATGAGGGTTGCATGAGTTTTTCAGATATTTTCATTTTTAGAAAAGTTGAGTAAAAAAGGACATCGGCGCTATTACCTGGGTCCAAAAAGACTTTTCTTACCAATAGTTCGCCTATTTGGATGGAGATTACCACTGGGTCGTCTAAATTTGGAGTGGTCGAGGATACATCTTCCTGACTGAAAATGATTTTGAGATCAGATATGTCATTGTTGCTTCGTGGTACTGTTCCTTCGATTGCTAGCATCGCGCGGTAACTTTACTTTCGTGCCGAGGTTGTTTCACCTCCCCCGGCGAATCCTCCGGATATGCAATTTATGACCCCCTTTGGTGGGGTATTGTTCGGCCATTTATTGCCTTCCTTGCTTCCCGAGGTTTGTTGACGCACTTCTCGATCCCGGCTGTTTTCCTTATGCTTTCTTCCTTCAATGTATTTGTCCAAGAGGCCTTGCCGACCTAATCTTTCTAACAAGTCCTTCGCTATCATGCATTCGTCGATTGTATGtccatattttttatgaaaagcaCAATGTTTGCTTCTGTCCACAAATCTCTGatcttggtagctccctgctctTGCTGGATGTTTTATGATTTTAGAGTTGAGTatctctttaattattttttccctCTTTGTGTTGAATCTGGTGTAGTTGTCGAACTTCGGGGTGAGCTTGAATGGTTTCCTGGAGTCTTTGTTGTCGGCCGACCTTATTGTTCTACTTTCCTCTCGTCTGGCTTTCCTTCTTTCTGTTCTTTCGGCTTCACGGAGCTCTTCAATCTTCATCTGTCCGGCCGCCTTTTCCCAAAACTCCTCTAACGTCTTTGGCTTAGTTACCGCGATCATTTCCCTGAACTTTTTCGGGTTTGAGGCCGGCCTTAAGGGCGTGTAGGTGAACAGCAGGGTCCAGATCTGGTATCTCCATGGTGGCTTCTGCAAATCTGGTCATGTAATCTTTTAAGCTTTCATGTGGACCTTGGCGGATGGTTCCGAGATAATTTGATCCATGCACGTATATCCGTGCTGCTGCGAAGTAGTCGATGAAGGACTTCGCTAGTTCTTCGAATGAAGAGATTGACCCTGCAggtaattttgaaaactaaagtaaTGTAGCACCGTCGAGGTAAGTAGGGAAAGCCCTGTAAAGCACAGGCTCTTTGTTAGGGCCGTTAAAAAATGTCATGGACTGGAAATTTTTAATGTGAGCCTGGGGGTCACCAATCCCCTTATATGGCTCAAGGGAAGAAGACAGTGTAAAATTCTTTGGCATCTGGTAGTTTGTGATTTCCTCAGAGAATGGGTTGTCTAAGGTCAGCTTTTCCTTCGGCGGGTTGACACTTAATAGGTATGTGTTGCCCTAGGCGGGGCCCTTGGAACCACCCTCCTCACGCTTGTTGGCACTGCTTTGGGTAGTCAGCTCAACAAGTCTTCGGACTTCCACTTGTAGCTCGGCCATCTGGGCCATGAGCTTGGCTTGAGTGAGTTTGGGAACTTCGTTATCGGCCATGTTGGAAGGTTGAGAAACCCTGCGCAAAAGAGAAACACAAAGTGCGATATAGAAGAAATAGTGGGGTTAGATCGACTCTTcgagccccacggtgggcgccaaatgttccgtcCTGAATGGACCGAGGTTTGTCGCTTCCCGAACAGTTGCTTGGTTCTCAGGCTGAGCTTTCCATAGTCCAGGGACAGCAATGCGATAAGACCTCGGCACTCTGAAACACGGcggcgggagcacctgcaaaaagcactccaacgctcaagtaagtATGTGACTTATAAGAAGTAAAGATAATAAACTAGATCGAGTTGTGTGACCTATTTTCTCCAGGGCTAGTTAGTTTTGTTTTATAGACGAGTGAGGTGCTCTCTTCTGTTTGTTTGTTCCAGTATTATTGGCTTAGGTAGTGAGTTCCGCTATTGTGGATAACGTTCAGGGGATAGTGTTTGACTTGTGAATGGTTTTGTCAGCTACGTGGCTTTGATCTTATTTCCAGATCTTAAGGTCGATTTTGATTCTGATCTTGTTTCCGAGTATATCGGGGTACACGTCACTAATAATACCAGTGGTCCCCAATCTTCTTTCAAAGGCTACACgcatagtttaattaattttgattaaatttgtattttattttaaaatagaaaaagatattattttagttttaggaaatatattttacattaattaggattagatataaaagggaaaagaataagCGCTTCGGGCTCCTCTCTTCTcttacctcattccgcactttacagtttacctgaatcctagttttctctctgcaccatgagcaactaaacctctactcttaaggttaggagctctgtctattgtatggattgatactattatttttctattttaatttatgtactgatttatatttcaagaattgttttcgttctttattttatgaatttgggtggaacggaagtatgacccttgttctaattgagttcttgtataacttggaaaagctctttacttgaacaacagcttgaaaacatattctcttaaattctaattatttggacttaacgggatacgtgacatataatcctcttatatttgggtaattagggtttttgtggcatataactagaattaaactttaccctctaattggaattaagtgaccaaggaattggcggttgatgagagttagaggagactaaaaaggtctaaggaattaggtttagtcacatatagtttgccatgaattaaatcttgcatgattaaaatagttagcaagaaaagtcaatccggaaaatagataactctgaagccttaactgtccTCTCATATGTTATTCACgtcaatttactgcttgctttctaatattctgaatttactgtttaatgattttgaaccttcaaacaccattttccatttgtctaactaagtaaattaatcaatcattgttgattgatccatcaattcttgtgggatcgaccctcattcattTGAGGTACTACTTAGTatgacccgatacacttgccggttagtttgtgggttataaattccgcaccaagtttttggcgccgttgccggggattgattatgattgacaactactcgttgtttgactgcttagattagataatttttttcattaattattttttttagtattattaatttttatttttctttatttatttcctttttcgTTAATACCCCTCCCCtgtttcattttctgtttcttatcttttattagttatttttaaataaaaaaataaaaaataaaaaataaaataaataaataaataaataaattagtactaatatttttttttaatttttgaaattaagtttggtgtccccgcattaagttttcttttaaaaatatttttttaaaatactagtatttttctttgtttaatttttgaatttttagttgacctctttttatttatttttgaattcttcttttatttttattattctttattttatttcttttaaaaaaagttatgttctttcttctttactttcctgtttaccacatgatgcgtttaattctttttggtgttttgtgctaagaaaaaataatggagagagataacatgggttactactcacacccaatgAGTGATTCTCATTATTGTGGATGGGGGAACTAcccgaattttggttggcaaagtcaaaatcaaagaaaattcagtgctccatgttccaactatcaagagccaccatctccctattcataacaagaaccaccacctccctatTTATATCaaaaaccaccatctccatatacataccaagaaccatcctctttctacccatatcaagagccaccatctccctattaataccaagaaccatcctctttttactcttatcaagaattatcatctccttcttattcatatcaagagccaccatctccttattcatatcaagaaccataagatcttgagcttctcatgaaagaattcatacatgatataaagacgagtgtaAAAAATGTAGGGAAATATGTGCAGTTGATTATCAAGtcccaggaagaggaacaagcaaatttcttcccaagagatataatgcaagatcctatagaagaaagtgaggaaatcaatcaaagaagctcatactccagtgaattagagaactttccaccctcacacatggaagaagaggaagatataaaaacaaaggaggaagatgcaccaacaaagaaggaagatgcacaaacaaaggaggttgtaagggataaagacaattatgggaatctacactccaatgaagcagagactggcatagagggtgagtttattgaaccatCAATTCAAGAatttcttgatgaagggtacactccaaccatcacacaaaacccaaattttgaaatcaaagaagttaaGGCAACCAAGGAAAGAACTGAAAAGGGGATTGTcaccaagaaacagaagaaaatatccatgaaaaagagaaggtcggcaaaaaataatccaacctctaccccaacaagcaaggtgaatcaagctaacCACAATAAAacaaagcttgttaggaggaatttatatctaggggcactaattttcacctctccccccttggagacatttcttttaaccaactggaagtagaggaagaaaattcaacaatcaagtgtcaagctagtgacattaaagaagcgcttgtgggaggcaacccaactactagtatccttggttttgcagttgctttggttttaattttttagttatttttattttagcatTATAGGTTTTTTTAGTTCtggttttaaattactttatctcaattttttaattttttttgttttacatgtgttttggtcatgcaaagtgattagaacaggaataagagcaatcaaaatgaatttttgacaccctggagtttttctttgctcggggacaagcaaaattttaagtttggtgttggaggagCACAGTcagaggaatgagatggccaccagcctaactgaggtggttgagttcttttCATTCTATTTCCCCTtctgttcttattttgttgtcttttgttttctattgctttgattacttgaatgatctttagtacttttagttcttagatttagtttcattctgttatttgcttttagtaaaaaaaaaaaataattgtctcatgtaccactcactgagcttgaatctaaaaagaaaagaaaaagaagtgatgtattgcatgagaaattgagtttatatttaagagtagtcttatttacttaaatgtggtggtgttatctgtgattttgaatgcatgatatgaacagtgcatatttgaatttgaatcaaaggatgttgatgtatgaggaacagaaatttagagaactattatgaattctctgattaaacaaaagcttaatccttaaagcaaaagaaacagcaaaagaaacataaaagcaaggtccaaggctctgagcatcaatgaccaggaagtttgaaaaaatcaaaagctcaaagagttgtttccctagttatatgcttgtggtatTCTTGTTTCAAGTAACCTTTGAGACAGAATATTTAGAGTCGTGACCAATTGCATtcaacagagtatgccaaaggctttgagcaccactgtctgggagaaaCTGAAAGAGCAATCAGAACTTAGAAAGAGTTCcccagtcaagtgcttgtggtgtttctgtgtcaagtaaagcttgagacaaaacatttaaagtcacggctaggctcaaggtgcaaagcaccaaagaaaagagaattaaagtaaAGTTTTctttgttcaaggattaaactagaGTATAACGCTcggagaattcataatatgatccggattctaattccagataacactgacattcctctgattcaaaggagagtgagatgccaaagctgttcagagttacaatgaataaaccccactttaagaaTAGA
This window contains:
- the LOC112756531 gene encoding uncharacterized protein; translation: MVKNDDGRTPLSRTVDIQYLIVDCLSPYNIILGRPALNMFRAVVSTFHLSVKFQAEDGKIATLYSDRQQARQCYNASLKKVMPFGLKNAGATYQRLMDKVFRHQIGQNMEIYVDDMVAKTTQERSHCEDLREVFKQIRAYKMRLNPEKCVFGVQRGKFLGFMLTSRGIEVNPKKCDAILNMASPKAMKEVQQLAGRVAALSRFLPAVSSRSYHFFKTISKNKKIEWTKECETAFTELKAILSSPQSHTIIVRTNQPLRKILTKPELVGRLTKWSIELSEFDIQFQPRAALKVQILADFVFELTPDKHHHNKVWELHIDEASGREGSGAGTEYEALIAGLKLTLNLQAHNLTVHCDSLLVVQQIRGEFQVKDPLLERYWLIAKDLISKFSSFIILHVHRENNVRADILSKLAATRADTQTSILSQLTLKKPSIELLAITSINHLHDWRTPFLEYINAGIIPRDEPNPQHFRRKASLYTNIGGKLYKRGFSQPLLKCLNKDEAKEVMDEIHEGICENHIGGQALAAKII